One window of Bactrocera tryoni isolate S06 chromosome 2, CSIRO_BtryS06_freeze2, whole genome shotgun sequence genomic DNA carries:
- the LOC120769633 gene encoding uncharacterized protein LOC120769633 encodes MRRVVAPVSRWSVALLLVCVVRISPADAIVDAESCWNDSDACLIQATLHRVDEPPQSTGLVVQIDCQTKTAGENSRAPAYLLRPLESLLLDGCHTPLDVDTYGMEYLPYCGTVPQVYMERFHADTLQPFSCPAANNSVLEVEILRYHNNELATIGTDAFANLPRLRELYFVRNTLRHIARSAFDTLRVVERIYIAHEPLLALKDGDLFERTGVADLQLMHLKYITSDLFGHLPETLRQIVVTRTAFDDDTVVVSNPQLLRNISINDCTLKSFTLLESAQTSSVRYINLSGNALNAFRVDFLSDGSNTSIVAVETLDLSENQLTQLPLLWLSELRKLRHLLLRGNRLKMLSMPALISAIPALTSLDLRDNELTSLHDAAAVAALSWEQVRIQIDRNPWHCLWLLDFAHTHPDKFRVFQYAKYISQINVNGLQCVPVEVPTTADNVTESAPTVNEATTTQGPTMVRGIQIHGRNTGVVNASTYKLIYGGPWDTKRSQRAEALIIVFMLPVGVALLFLLLYMWINCQRVFHLSYYRSFGWPQRNIGRRFTSAERFDVVRQLPPTANALNDNTNNNEDYETPLNGIGSVCNCNNIGAATYANEKCNKPHHITYEELPTERPYKIYEEIIGDDGTDTETYAQPFYDHLSYTQPAKSDVTDST; translated from the coding sequence ATGCGCCGTGTCGTTGCACCTGTGAGCCGATGGAGTGTGGCACTGCTGCTTGTGTGTGTGGTGCGAATTTCACCTGCCGACGCCATAGTGGATGCTGAGAGCTGTTGGAATGACAGTGACGCGTGTCTCATACAAGCCACGCTGCACCGGGTGGATGAGCCGCCTCAGTCCACTGGTTTGGTGGTGCAAATCGATTGCCAAACAAAAACAGCTGGTGAAAACAGCCGCGCGCCCGCTTATCTATTGCGGCCACTGGAAAGTTTGCTGCTCGATGGCTGTCACACGCCGCTGGACGTCGACACTTACGGCATGGAGTACCTGCCTTACTGCGGCACCGTGCCGCAAGTCTATATGGAACGTTTCCATGCAGACACGCTACAGCCTTTTAGCTGCCCAGCTGCGAACAACAGCGTGTTGGAGGTGGAGATTCTGCGCTATCACAATAATGAATTGGCCACCATAGGCACAGACGCATTCGCGAATCTACCGCGTTTGCGGGAACTGTACTTCGTACGCAACACGTTGCGCCACATAGCGCGTTCGGCGTTTGATACGTTGCGCGTCGTGGAGCGCATTTACATCGCGCACGAGCCCTTGTTGGCGCTCAAGGACGGCGATCTGTTCGAACGCACCGGCGTCGCAGATCTACAGCTGATGCATTTGAAATACATCACGTCCGACCTATTTGGCCATCTGCCCGAGACGCTTCGTCAAATAGTCGTCACACGCACCGCCTTCGATGACGACACCGTGGTGGTGAGTAACCCTCAGCTGCTGCGCAATATATCAATCAACGACTGCACCTTGAAATCGTTCACGCTGCTCGAGTCCGCACAAACAAGCAGCGTGCGTTACATCAACTTGAGTGGCAACGCGTTGAACGCATTTCGTGTGGATTTTCTCAGCGACGGCAGCAACACGTCGATTGTGGCCGTGGAAACGCTGGATTTGAGCGAAAATCAGTTGACGCAATTGCCGTTGTTATGGCTGAGTGAACTGAGAAAGCTGCGCCATTTACTGTTACGCGGAAATCGACTGAAGATGCTCTCAATGCCGGCGTTGATATCCGCCATACCGGCGCTGACGTCATTGGATTTGCGCGACAATGAGCTGACGTCACTGCACGATGCAGCGGCCGTGGCCGCCTTGAGTTGGGAGCAAGTGCGTATACAGATCGATCGAAATCCATGGCATTGCCTGTGGTTGCTCGACTTTGCGCACACACACCCCGACAAGTTCCGCGTCTTCCAGTACGCCAAATATATTTCCCAAATTAATGTGAACGGTTTGCAATGCGTGCCGGTGGAAGTGCCTACTACAGCGGACAATGTCACGGAAAGTGCGCCAACTGTGAATGAAGCAACCACCACACAAGGCCCGACGATGGTGCGGGGTATTCAAATTCATGGACGAAATACGGGTGTGGTGAACGCCTCCACCTACAAGTTAATCTACGGCGGTCCGTGGGATACTAAGCGCAGTCAACGCGCCGAGGCACTGATAATTGTGTTTATGCTGCCGGTGGGCGTGGCGCTACTATTTCTCTTACTCTATATGTGGATCAATTGTCAGAGGGTGTTCCACTTGTCGTACTATCGTTCCTTCGGTTGGCCACAACGTAATATCGGCAGGCGTTTTACGAGCGCGGAGCGTTTCGATGTGGTGCGCCAGCTGCCGCCCACCGCGAATGCCTTGAATGACAACACAAACAATAACGAAGACTACGAGACGCCTTTGAATGGCATCGGCTCCGTGTGCAACTGCAACAATATTGGCGCGGCCACATATGCCAATGAGAAATGCAACAAACCGCATCACATCACCTACGAAGAATTACCAACGGAGCGACCGTATAAAATCTACGAGGAGATAATTGGCGATGACGGCACAGACACCGAGACGTATGCGCAACCTTTTTACGATCACCTTTCGTACACGCAACCGGCCAAAAGCGATGTCACTGATTCCACATAA
- the LOC120768521 gene encoding intraflagellar transport protein 57 homolog gives MQGEKVNSQESNNLPVTTFQSDDLLEKLKMLNYEKQLLNEYKMKPLSRFYFVKSFNPGEQFFMFTLICWWLCRKLGKEMDRPQEFDDPNTVIAKIVQMLEEMDVPVDFATNKLIRGAGPICLNVLDILATQATKVAQIAYNRPHIAQEDEVATDYLEDNAEIILEKLEDEQNAALSDDSDMEVNGGGAFKNLNWVNRTRRADRNHNIDLPDDNAATERFTDQQQWRQEFERVLPQLKVYVKADARDWRTHFSQIETLKASIDECSEDTQSQLKKLHSEFTFSLEKIESREKHLNNELQSFIRQFKEISIELSNVQHAQTQVQTDTEALMTQLNSVIQENDIKKSEMERRGQSMSDGSSVVNIKKAINKLKEDTAHLHLEVALLVHGIDQDIMRQAGSFTETDSGYETTTVKTF, from the exons atgcaaggCGAAAAAGTTAATTCACAGGAGTCAAATAACTTGCCAGTGACGACATTTCAGTCGGATGATCTGCTGGAAAAGCTAAAAATGCTGAATTACGAGAAGCAACTATTGAATGAATACAAAATGAAGCCGCTCTCGCGTTTCTACTTTGTCAAATCTTTTAATCCAGGCGAACAGTTTTTCATGTTTACGCTGATTTGCTGGTGGCTGTGTCGAAAGCTGGGCAAAGAGATGGATCGGCCGCAGGAATTCGATGACCCCAACACAGTGATTGCCAAAATAGTGCAAATGCTGGAGGAAATG GATGTGCCAGTGGATTTCGCTACCAACAAGCTCATACGCGGCGCCGGTCCCATTTGCTTGAACGTTTTGGATATACtcgccacgcaagccaccaaagTGGCACAG ATAGCCTACAATCGACCGCACATAGCGCAGGAGGATGAGGTTGCGACAGATTACTTGGAGGATAATGCGGAAATCATATTGGAAAAGTTGGAAGATGAACAAAATGCCGCCCTGAGTGATGATAGCGATATGGAAGTGAATGGTGGTGGCGCTTTCAAAAATCTCAACTGGGTAAATCGTACAAGGCGCGCGGATCGCAATCACAACATCGATTTGCCTGACGATAACGCGGCCACGGAGCGCTTTACTGATCAGCAGCAATGGCGGCAGGAGTTCGAGCGTGTGCTGCCGCAACTGAAGGTTTACGTGAAAGCCGATGCACGCGATTGGCGCACACACTTCAGCCAAATTGAGACACTGAAGGCCAGCATAGATGAG TGCTCTGAGGACACACAATCGCAATTGAAAAAGCTGCACAGTGAATTCACCTTCAGTCTGGAGAAGATCGAAAGTCGGGAGAAGCATTTGAATAATGAGCTGCAGTCATTCATACGGCAATTCAAGGAAATCTCCATTGAGCTGTCCAATGTTCAGCATGCACAAACGCAAGTGCAGACTGACACCGAGGCGCTTATGACGCAATTGAATTCCGTTATACAAGAGAATGACATTAAGAAGAGTGAAATGGAGCGACGCGGTCAATCCATGTCCGATGGCA GTTCTGTGGTTAATATCAAGAAGGCGATAAATAAGCTCAAAGAGGATACGGCACACTTACATTTGGAGGTGGCGCTGTTGGTGCATGGCATCGATCAGGACATTATGCGTCAGGCAGGGAGTTTCACTGAAACAGATTCCGGCTATGAGACAACAACAGTGAAGACCTTTTAG